In Pelodictyon luteolum DSM 273, the genomic stretch CCGTTTCGGCCTGTGAAGGGTCGGGGGAGGCAATGGTCATGAGGCCCCGGAGGGTGATACCGGGCAGGCCGAAGAGTGTCTCTGCCGCCGCCTTCGCCTCCAGAGGCTGCATGCCGTATTTTGTAGCCTCTCCCGAAGTGTTGATTTCAAGCAGGTAGTCTGCATTGATGCCGCGCTTCACGGCCTGCTTTGAGAGCTCTTCGGCTGTCGATACCTTGTCGATGCCATGGATGAGCGAGACCCTGCCGATGACGGATCGGACTTTGTTGGACTGCAGGTGTCCGATGAAGTGCCACTCAAGAGGGCAGCCTTCAAGTTCTGCATCATCGCATTTCTCCAGGAACTCCTGGAGATAGCTTTCGCCGAAGAGTGTCTGGCCAGCGTCGAACGCCTCGCGGATCATCCCGGCCGGCTTGGT encodes the following:
- a CDS encoding YggS family pyridoxal phosphate-dependent enzyme — translated: MEGIASNLLEIRRRVHDAARAAGRDPSAVRLIAVSKTKPAGMIREAFDAGQTLFGESYLQEFLEKCDDAELEGCPLEWHFIGHLQSNKVRSVIGRVSLIHGIDKVSTAEELSKQAVKRGINADYLLEINTSGEATKYGMQPLEAKAAAETLFGLPGITLRGLMTIASPDPSQAETEFRDLRLLLDAIKTQAPHPEELTELSMGMSGDFEAAIRQGATLVRVGTAIFGWR